Proteins from a genomic interval of Streptomyces sp. NBC_00820:
- a CDS encoding DoxX family protein: protein MHIAHIVVTLLAALMAGFSGAVLLARAQWIVRALEDYRVPEPWWTWLGLAKAAGALGLVAGLFVPVIGVIAGVALVTYFAGAAVTVARARWYTHVPYPLVYAAPVVAALALGYAA from the coding sequence ATGCACATCGCCCACATCGTCGTCACCCTTCTCGCCGCCCTCATGGCCGGCTTCTCCGGTGCCGTGCTGCTGGCCCGCGCCCAGTGGATCGTCCGGGCGCTGGAGGACTACCGGGTGCCGGAGCCGTGGTGGACCTGGCTCGGGCTCGCCAAGGCCGCGGGAGCCCTGGGGCTGGTGGCCGGGCTGTTCGTCCCGGTGATCGGGGTGATCGCGGGGGTGGCGCTGGTGACGTACTTCGCCGGCGCGGCCGTCACCGTGGCCCGGGCGCGCTGGTACACCCACGTTCCCTACCCGCTCGTCTACGCCGCCCCCGTCGTCGCCGCGCTCGCGCTGGGGTACGCGGCCTGA
- a CDS encoding AI-2E family transporter gives MQLLPESVRRVAAWCAVLLLVAGVGWVGVRLCSEFRTAVTPVLLALLGSALLGPLYRRLVQAKVNSSLAAGLTCVAVLAVVGGALYIVVAALIDTGDEIIASLRNAVRSLARHFGVAGTGLDDVAGNVRELLGKFGATAVSNVISGVSVVGETIAVAVLALLLVFFFLRDSQRAVDGLRSIAPHGTADIVEAMARRAFERVEGFMRGTTLIALIDAVCITVGLLILRVPGAVGLGALVFVGAYIPYLGAFISGAVAVLVALADRGFVIALWALGVVLAVQVLEGHVLQPAIQSRTVQMHPAVVLLAITAGASVAGVLGMLLSVPLTAAVFGVVHELRERHGTPEPSDP, from the coding sequence GTGCAGCTGCTGCCCGAGTCCGTACGCCGCGTCGCCGCCTGGTGTGCCGTCCTGCTGCTCGTCGCCGGGGTGGGCTGGGTCGGGGTGCGGCTCTGCTCGGAGTTCCGTACCGCCGTCACCCCCGTCCTGCTCGCCCTGCTCGGCAGCGCGCTGCTCGGACCGCTGTACCGCAGGCTGGTGCAGGCGAAGGTCAACTCCTCGCTCGCGGCAGGGCTGACCTGCGTCGCCGTGCTCGCCGTGGTCGGCGGCGCCCTCTACATCGTCGTCGCCGCGCTCATCGACACCGGCGACGAGATCATCGCCTCGCTCCGGAACGCCGTCCGGTCCCTCGCCCGCCACTTCGGGGTCGCGGGGACGGGCCTCGACGACGTCGCGGGCAACGTGCGCGAGCTGCTGGGCAAGTTCGGCGCGACGGCCGTCTCCAACGTCATCAGCGGGGTCAGCGTGGTCGGCGAGACCATCGCCGTGGCCGTGCTCGCGCTGCTGCTCGTCTTCTTCTTCCTGCGCGACTCCCAGCGTGCCGTCGACGGCCTCAGGTCCATCGCCCCCCACGGCACCGCCGACATCGTGGAGGCCATGGCGCGGCGCGCCTTCGAGCGCGTGGAGGGGTTCATGCGGGGGACGACCCTCATCGCGCTCATCGACGCCGTCTGCATCACCGTCGGCCTGCTCATCCTCCGGGTGCCCGGTGCCGTCGGCCTCGGCGCGCTCGTCTTCGTCGGCGCCTACATCCCCTACCTCGGTGCCTTCATCTCCGGCGCGGTGGCCGTCCTGGTCGCCCTCGCCGACCGGGGCTTCGTCATCGCGCTGTGGGCGCTCGGGGTCGTCCTCGCGGTGCAGGTGCTGGAGGGGCATGTGCTGCAGCCGGCCATCCAGAGCCGGACCGTGCAGATGCACCCGGCGGTGGTGCTGCTCGCGATCACCGCGGGAGCCTCCGTCGCCGGCGTCCTCGGCATGCTCCTCTCGGTCCCGCTGACGGCGGCCGTCTTCGGGGTCGTCCACGAGCTGCGGGAACGGCACGGCACGCCGGAACCGTCGGACCCGTAG
- a CDS encoding nucleotidyl transferase AbiEii/AbiGii toxin family protein, whose amino-acid sequence MNLPEPHRRLLADVVTAGSPYVLVLAGGYALQAHGLLRRPHADLDFATESPEPMDRIAGALGAALEARGRQVRVESVSTLTAQLTVTDPPTGETCALALHKEAFWQPPELTDLGPALSLEDAVGTKIRALYDRGAAVDLIDAQAAAARFPLPGLEELGRRHAYDTFDLPTLQSRLTGTDFYSDGDFMRYGLTEPQVAEVRAWAQHWSDDIAERLMEDGASPDEESEEGAEEESGEGSGANPGA is encoded by the coding sequence GTGAACCTCCCCGAACCCCACCGCAGGCTCCTCGCGGACGTCGTCACAGCCGGAAGCCCGTACGTCCTGGTACTGGCCGGCGGTTACGCCCTCCAGGCGCACGGCCTGCTCCGCCGCCCGCATGCCGACCTCGACTTCGCCACCGAGAGCCCCGAACCCATGGACCGGATCGCCGGCGCGCTCGGTGCGGCACTGGAGGCGCGGGGCCGGCAGGTGCGGGTGGAGTCCGTGAGCACGCTGACGGCCCAGCTGACGGTGACCGATCCGCCCACCGGCGAGACCTGCGCACTGGCCCTGCACAAAGAGGCCTTCTGGCAGCCTCCCGAGCTCACCGACCTCGGACCCGCCCTCTCCCTGGAGGACGCCGTCGGCACCAAGATCCGTGCCCTGTACGACCGGGGCGCGGCCGTCGACCTGATCGACGCACAGGCCGCGGCGGCCCGATTCCCCCTGCCCGGCCTGGAGGAACTGGGGCGCCGTCACGCCTACGACACCTTCGACCTGCCCACGCTCCAGTCCCGCCTGACCGGCACGGACTTCTACTCCGACGGCGACTTCATGCGGTACGGCCTGACGGAACCACAGGTCGCCGAGGTACGCGCCTGGGCCCAGCACTGGTCCGACGACATCGCCGAACGGCTGATGGAAGACGGCGCGTCACCCGACGAGGAGTCCGAGGAAGGGGCCGAGGAGGAGTCCGGGGAGGGGTCCGGGGCGAACCCGGGCGCGTGA
- a CDS encoding SseB family protein: protein MYGYDQNAGAQQQYAPPQQPGGVGGYGQQPPLYPEPSPPSLADAVRAFTTGQMAAEDFQQIFATSKVYCPRGDTPGFLALHNTQQPVIPMFTSLKELRRYAGKESKYFVITGSEVIDLLPTGYGFVLDMEGEHRMVFDAKAVEQMVDFAMRRMYGG from the coding sequence ATGTACGGCTACGACCAGAACGCTGGCGCTCAGCAGCAGTACGCCCCGCCGCAGCAGCCGGGTGGTGTCGGCGGGTACGGCCAGCAGCCGCCGCTCTACCCGGAGCCGTCGCCGCCCTCGCTCGCGGACGCGGTGCGCGCCTTCACGACCGGCCAGATGGCCGCCGAGGACTTCCAGCAGATCTTCGCCACGTCGAAGGTGTACTGCCCGCGCGGTGACACCCCCGGCTTCCTCGCGCTGCACAACACCCAGCAGCCGGTGATCCCGATGTTCACCTCGCTCAAGGAGCTGCGCCGGTACGCGGGCAAGGAGTCCAAGTACTTCGTGATCACCGGTTCCGAGGTGATCGACCTGCTGCCGACCGGCTACGGCTTCGTCCTGGACATGGAGGGCGAGCACCGGATGGTGTTCGACGCCAAGGCCGTGGAGCAGATGGTCGACTTCGCGATGCGCCGGATGTACGGCGGCTGA
- a CDS encoding ATP-binding SpoIIE family protein phosphatase produces MRTGEPLPSVEDVLAALATGLWHWDTASGLVTVDAEAARLLGLPAAPTTLTEAQTRARLHPVDWNEITGVVQLAVAEGTLAEVRVRIMDERGRIVRVVRSRSKPSHDPERGAYVLIGTLQEVTEPTPGTPAGRSAVTGDWRRSREAFLLDAGRALAEARSTAEVLRVAAGLSMPGFTPDGLVVFAVEGDWLTIIGQHGYQPGDEASFAHMPLATKYPAADVVRTGRAVYLSSPEEYRERYPATWPLAEPLGRRSWAFLPLTAGGRMMGAWLAAFSYPVTFTPDERAVLNTVARMLGQALSRAGAAETQRELTEGLQRSMLPSLGPEIPGMAVAARYIPTGGGLQVGGDWYDMIPLPGEDRIALVIGDVQGHDVRAAGLMGQLRIALRAYASEGHRPDAVLSRASRFLHGVTHDAHPADHLPDLRFATCLYAEVDPATGELEVARAGHPDPVIRMADGTVMRRPIAGGLPLGVDPDADYPTTRFTLEPGETMLLCTDGLIETGGHDMESGWRRIRAILEDHDVQDGSGDGEVGLERLADALVQGVHGPSSHYMTGPLTDRREDDIALVLLCRPGDGHGGALAVRPQVRHTLLSVAQDEPERIAEARQHLRELLHDWSSADQVDSAVLLLSEMITNVLVHTDADALVLAEISGEPGGRRLQVKVTDTGDDLPHKRSPGELASSGRGLVLIELLAEAWGVEPRGEGKSIWFALHEPDGQ; encoded by the coding sequence ATGCGCACAGGCGAGCCCCTGCCGTCCGTCGAGGACGTACTCGCCGCCCTCGCGACCGGACTGTGGCACTGGGACACCGCCTCCGGGCTGGTCACCGTCGACGCGGAGGCGGCACGCCTGCTCGGGCTGCCCGCGGCACCCACCACCCTGACCGAGGCGCAGACCCGCGCCCGGCTGCACCCGGTCGACTGGAACGAGATCACCGGAGTGGTGCAGCTGGCGGTCGCCGAGGGCACGCTGGCCGAGGTGCGCGTCCGGATCATGGACGAGCGGGGGCGGATCGTCCGCGTCGTACGCAGCCGCTCGAAGCCGTCCCACGACCCGGAGCGCGGGGCGTACGTGCTGATCGGCACCCTCCAGGAGGTCACCGAGCCGACCCCGGGCACACCGGCCGGGCGCAGCGCGGTCACCGGGGACTGGCGGCGCTCCCGGGAGGCGTTCCTGCTGGACGCGGGCCGGGCGCTGGCGGAGGCCCGGTCGACGGCGGAGGTGCTGCGGGTCGCGGCCGGACTGTCCATGCCGGGCTTCACCCCGGACGGCCTGGTGGTGTTCGCCGTGGAGGGCGACTGGCTGACGATCATCGGCCAGCACGGGTACCAGCCCGGCGACGAGGCGTCCTTCGCCCACATGCCGCTGGCCACGAAGTACCCGGCCGCCGACGTCGTCCGCACCGGCCGTGCCGTCTACCTCTCCTCCCCGGAGGAGTACCGCGAGCGCTATCCGGCCACCTGGCCGCTGGCCGAGCCCCTCGGACGCCGCTCGTGGGCGTTCCTGCCGCTGACGGCGGGCGGGCGCATGATGGGCGCGTGGCTGGCGGCGTTCTCCTATCCGGTGACGTTCACGCCCGACGAACGGGCGGTGCTGAACACGGTCGCCCGGATGCTCGGCCAGGCGCTCAGCCGGGCCGGCGCCGCCGAGACCCAGCGGGAGCTGACCGAGGGCCTGCAGCGCTCCATGCTGCCCTCGCTCGGCCCGGAGATCCCCGGGATGGCCGTGGCCGCCCGCTACATCCCCACCGGCGGCGGACTCCAGGTCGGCGGCGACTGGTACGACATGATCCCGCTGCCCGGCGAAGACAGGATCGCCCTGGTCATCGGGGATGTGCAGGGGCATGACGTACGCGCGGCGGGCCTGATGGGACAGCTCCGCATCGCCCTGCGCGCCTACGCCTCCGAGGGGCACCGACCCGACGCCGTGCTCTCCCGCGCCTCCCGCTTCCTGCACGGCGTCACCCATGACGCGCACCCGGCCGACCACCTGCCCGACCTGCGCTTCGCGACCTGTCTGTACGCGGAGGTGGACCCGGCGACCGGCGAGCTGGAGGTCGCCCGCGCCGGGCACCCGGACCCGGTGATCCGGATGGCCGACGGCACGGTGATGCGGCGGCCGATCGCGGGCGGGCTGCCCCTGGGTGTCGACCCGGACGCCGACTACCCGACGACCCGGTTCACGCTGGAGCCCGGCGAGACGATGCTGCTCTGCACCGACGGCCTGATCGAGACCGGCGGCCACGACATGGAGAGCGGCTGGCGGCGCATCCGCGCGATCCTGGAGGACCACGACGTCCAGGACGGGTCCGGGGACGGCGAGGTCGGCCTGGAGCGGCTGGCCGACGCGCTGGTGCAGGGCGTCCACGGGCCCTCCTCGCACTACATGACCGGCCCGCTGACCGACCGCCGCGAGGACGACATCGCGCTCGTGCTGCTGTGCCGCCCCGGCGACGGGCACGGCGGCGCCCTGGCCGTACGGCCCCAGGTGCGGCACACGCTGCTGTCGGTGGCGCAGGACGAGCCCGAGCGCATCGCCGAGGCCCGTCAGCACCTGCGCGAACTCCTGCACGACTGGTCCTCGGCCGACCAGGTCGACTCCGCCGTCCTGCTGCTCTCCGAGATGATCACCAACGTCCTCGTCCACACGGACGCCGACGCGCTGGTGCTCGCCGAGATCTCCGGGGAACCGGGCGGGCGCCGGCTTCAGGTGAAGGTCACCGACACGGGCGACGACCTCCCGCACAAACGCAGTCCCGGCGAACTGGCCTCCTCCGGCCGCGGCCTCGTGCTGATCGAACTGCTCGCGGAAGCGTGGGGCGTGGAGCCGCGGGGGGAGGGGAAGAGCATCTGGTTCGCACTGCACGAGCCGGACGGCCAGTGA
- the metG gene encoding methionine--tRNA ligase: MARHLITSALPYINGIKHLGNMVGSMLPADVYSRYLRQRGEDVLYICATDEHGTPAELAAKDRDLPVAEFCAQAHDAQKAVYDGFALAFDYFGRSSSAENREITQHFARKLNENGFIEERAIRQVYSPTDGRFLPDRYVEGTCPHCGYDKARGDQCENCTRVLDPTDLIEPRSAISGSTDLEVRETKHLFLLQSKLQHEVEEWVARHEADWPQLASSIARKWLTEGLHDRAITRDLDWGVPVPADTWPELAAEGKVFYVWFDAPIEYIGATKEWADQNADDRDWKSWWYDADADVRYTQFMAKDNVPFHTVMFPATELGVREPWKKVDYVKAFNWLTYYGGKFSTSQKRGVFTDQALEILPADYWRYFLIANAPESDDSSFTWEHFTATVNKDLADTLGNFVNRVLSFSRKRFGDDVPAGGEPGEAEAKLGEEIARLLAEYEEQMEALQFRKAAAALRALWSAGNSYLEEKAPWLEIKTDKDGAALTLRTAMNLIHLYSVVSEPLIPATAKAMREAFTLADDTATWVTADEARALTAVPAGTPFTVPPVLFAKLTDEDLETYKERFGGTEG; encoded by the coding sequence CTGCGCGACCGACGAGCACGGCACCCCGGCCGAGCTGGCCGCCAAGGACCGGGACCTGCCGGTCGCCGAGTTCTGCGCGCAGGCCCACGACGCGCAGAAGGCGGTCTACGACGGCTTCGCGCTGGCCTTCGACTACTTCGGCCGCAGCTCCTCCGCCGAGAACCGCGAGATCACCCAGCACTTCGCCCGGAAGCTGAACGAGAACGGCTTCATCGAGGAGCGGGCGATCCGCCAGGTCTACTCGCCCACCGACGGCCGCTTCCTGCCGGACCGCTACGTCGAGGGCACCTGCCCGCACTGCGGCTACGACAAGGCCCGTGGCGACCAGTGCGAGAACTGCACCCGCGTCCTGGACCCGACCGACCTGATCGAGCCGCGCTCGGCGATCTCCGGCTCCACGGACCTGGAGGTCCGCGAGACCAAGCACCTCTTCCTCCTGCAGTCCAAGCTGCAGCACGAGGTCGAGGAGTGGGTCGCCCGGCACGAGGCGGACTGGCCGCAGCTGGCCTCCTCCATCGCCCGCAAGTGGCTGACCGAGGGCCTGCACGACCGCGCGATCACCCGTGACCTGGACTGGGGCGTGCCCGTCCCGGCGGACACCTGGCCGGAGCTGGCGGCCGAGGGCAAGGTCTTCTACGTCTGGTTCGACGCCCCGATCGAGTACATCGGCGCGACGAAGGAGTGGGCGGACCAGAACGCGGACGACCGCGACTGGAAGTCGTGGTGGTACGACGCCGACGCCGACGTCCGCTACACGCAGTTCATGGCCAAGGACAACGTCCCGTTCCACACGGTGATGTTCCCGGCCACCGAGCTGGGCGTGCGCGAGCCGTGGAAGAAGGTCGACTACGTCAAGGCCTTCAACTGGCTGACGTACTACGGCGGCAAGTTCTCCACCTCGCAGAAGCGCGGCGTCTTCACCGACCAGGCCCTGGAGATCCTCCCGGCGGACTACTGGCGCTACTTCCTCATCGCCAACGCGCCCGAGTCGGACGACTCGTCCTTCACGTGGGAGCACTTCACCGCCACGGTCAACAAGGACCTCGCCGACACCCTCGGCAACTTCGTCAACCGTGTCCTGTCCTTCTCCCGCAAGCGCTTCGGCGACGACGTCCCGGCGGGCGGCGAGCCCGGCGAGGCGGAGGCGAAGCTGGGCGAGGAGATCGCGCGCCTGCTCGCCGAGTACGAAGAGCAGATGGAGGCTCTCCAGTTCCGCAAGGCCGCCGCGGCCCTGCGTGCCCTGTGGTCGGCCGGCAACTCCTACCTGGAGGAGAAGGCCCCCTGGCTGGAGATCAAGACCGACAAGGACGGCGCGGCCCTCACCCTGCGCACGGCGATGAACCTGATCCACCTCTACTCGGTGGTCTCGGAGCCCCTCATCCCGGCGACGGCGAAGGCGATGCGCGAGGCGTTCACCCTCGCGGACGACACGGCGACGTGGGTGACGGCCGACGAGGCCCGCGCCCTGACCGCCGTCCCCGCCGGCACCCCCTTCACCGTCCCGCCGGTCCTGTTCGCCAAGCTGACGGACGAGGACCTGGAGACGTACAAGGAGCGCTTCGGCGGCACGGAGGGCTGA
- the aspS gene encoding aspartate--tRNA ligase, translated as MHRYRSHTCGQLRASDVGADVRLSGWLHNRRDLGGILFIDLRDHYGITQLVARPGTPAYEALDKLSKETVVRVDGKVVSRGTENVNAELPTGEVEVEVGEVEVLGSAAPLPFTINAEDGVNEERRLEYRFLDLRRERMHRNIMLRTAVISAMRHKMVAMGFNEMATPILSATSPEGARDYVVPSRVHAGRFYALPQAPQQFKQLLMISGFDRYFQIAPCFRDEDARADRSPGEFYQLDVEMSFVEQEDIFQPIEKLMTELFEEFGGGRHVTSPFPRIPFREAMLKYGSDKPDLRAKLELVDITDVFEGSAFKAFAGKHVRALAVPDVASQTRKFFDQLGEFAVSQGAQGLAWVRVGEDGTLSGPIAKFLTEENVAELTKRLSLAPGHAVFFGAGEFDEVSKIMGAVRVEAAKRAGQFEDGVFRFCWIVDFPMYERDEETGKIDFSHNPFSMPQGGLEALETQDPLDILGWQYDIVCNGVELSSGAIRNHEPDIMLKAFEIAGYDRETVEEKFAGMLRAFRLGAPPHGGIAPGVDRIVMLLADEPNIRETIAFPLNGNAQDLMMGAPTELDESRLRELHLTVRKPQPK; from the coding sequence ATGCATCGGTACAGGTCCCACACCTGCGGCCAGCTCCGCGCCTCTGACGTCGGTGCTGACGTCCGGCTGAGCGGCTGGCTGCACAATCGCCGAGACCTGGGCGGCATCCTCTTCATCGATCTGCGCGATCACTACGGCATCACGCAGCTGGTGGCCCGTCCCGGCACGCCCGCGTACGAGGCGCTGGACAAGCTCTCCAAGGAGACGGTCGTCCGCGTCGACGGCAAGGTTGTTTCACGTGGAACCGAGAACGTGAACGCCGAGCTGCCCACCGGTGAGGTCGAGGTCGAGGTCGGCGAGGTCGAGGTCCTGGGTTCCGCGGCCCCCCTCCCCTTCACGATCAACGCCGAGGACGGGGTCAACGAGGAGCGGCGCCTGGAGTACCGCTTCCTGGACCTGCGCCGCGAGCGCATGCACCGCAACATCATGCTGCGTACCGCCGTGATCTCGGCGATGCGCCACAAGATGGTCGCGATGGGCTTCAACGAGATGGCGACGCCGATCCTGTCCGCCACCTCCCCCGAGGGCGCCCGCGACTACGTGGTCCCCTCCCGGGTGCACGCGGGCCGCTTCTACGCCCTGCCGCAGGCCCCGCAGCAGTTCAAGCAGCTGCTGATGATCTCCGGCTTCGACCGCTACTTCCAGATCGCGCCCTGCTTCCGCGACGAGGACGCCCGCGCCGACCGCTCGCCGGGCGAGTTCTACCAGCTCGACGTCGAGATGAGCTTCGTCGAGCAGGAGGACATCTTCCAGCCGATCGAGAAGCTCATGACCGAGCTGTTCGAGGAGTTCGGCGGCGGCCGCCACGTCACCTCCCCCTTCCCGCGCATCCCGTTCCGCGAGGCGATGCTCAAGTACGGCTCCGACAAGCCGGACCTGCGCGCCAAGCTGGAGCTCGTCGACATCACCGACGTCTTCGAGGGCTCGGCCTTCAAGGCGTTCGCCGGCAAGCACGTGCGCGCCCTGGCGGTACCGGACGTCGCGTCGCAGACGCGCAAGTTCTTCGACCAGCTCGGCGAGTTCGCCGTCTCGCAGGGCGCGCAGGGCCTGGCCTGGGTCCGCGTCGGCGAGGACGGCACGCTGTCCGGTCCGATCGCGAAGTTCCTCACCGAGGAGAACGTCGCCGAGCTGACCAAGCGCCTCTCTCTGGCCCCCGGCCACGCGGTGTTCTTCGGCGCCGGCGAGTTCGACGAGGTCTCGAAGATCATGGGCGCCGTGCGCGTCGAGGCCGCCAAGCGGGCCGGCCAGTTCGAGGACGGCGTCTTCCGCTTCTGCTGGATCGTCGACTTCCCGATGTACGAGCGGGACGAGGAGACCGGCAAGATCGACTTCTCGCACAACCCGTTCTCGATGCCGCAGGGCGGTCTGGAGGCCCTGGAGACCCAGGACCCGCTGGACATCCTGGGCTGGCAGTACGACATCGTCTGCAACGGTGTCGAGCTGTCCTCCGGCGCCATCCGGAACCACGAGCCGGACATCATGCTCAAGGCCTTCGAGATCGCGGGCTACGACCGTGAGACGGTCGAGGAGAAGTTCGCGGGCATGCTCCGCGCGTTCCGCCTGGGTGCCCCGCCGCACGGCGGCATCGCCCCCGGCGTGGACCGCATCGTCATGCTCCTCGCGGACGAGCCCAACATCCGCGAGACGATCGCCTTCCCGCTCAACGGCAACGCCCAGGACCTCATGATGGGCGCGCCGACGGAGCTGGACGAGTCCCGCCTGCGCGAGCTGCACCTGACGGTGCGCAAGCCGCAGCCGAAGTAG
- a CDS encoding pirin family protein: MPAVTVENPLALPRVTAPADAVARPVIAVATAPSGFEGEGFPVRRAFAGINYRHLDPFIMMDQMGEVDYAPGEPKGTPWHPHRGFETVTYIIDGTFDHQDSNGGGGTITNGDTQWMTAGSGLLHIEAPPEALVMSGGLFHGLQLWVNLPAKDKMMAPRYQDIRGGSVQLLTSPDGGALLRVIAGELDGHAGPGITHTPITMIHATLAPGAEITLPWREDFNGLAYVMAGRGSVGAERRPIHLGQTAVFGAGSSLTVRADEKQDSHTPDLEVVLLGGQPIREPMAHYGPFVMNNKQELMQAFEDFQKGRLGTIPAVHGMSESGPQD, from the coding sequence ATGCCTGCAGTGACCGTTGAGAACCCGCTCGCGCTGCCCCGCGTGACCGCTCCCGCCGACGCCGTGGCGCGTCCCGTGATCGCCGTCGCGACCGCCCCGAGCGGATTCGAGGGCGAGGGCTTCCCGGTGCGCCGTGCGTTCGCCGGGATCAACTACCGCCACCTCGACCCGTTCATCATGATGGACCAGATGGGTGAGGTGGACTACGCGCCGGGCGAGCCCAAGGGCACCCCGTGGCACCCGCACCGCGGCTTCGAGACCGTCACCTACATCATCGACGGCACCTTCGACCACCAGGACTCCAACGGCGGTGGCGGCACCATCACCAACGGCGACACCCAGTGGATGACCGCGGGCTCGGGTCTGCTGCACATCGAGGCCCCGCCGGAGGCCCTCGTCATGTCCGGCGGTCTCTTCCACGGCCTCCAGCTGTGGGTGAACCTCCCGGCCAAGGACAAGATGATGGCCCCGCGCTACCAGGACATCCGCGGCGGCAGCGTCCAGCTGCTCACCTCCCCCGACGGGGGCGCGCTGCTCCGTGTCATCGCCGGTGAGCTGGACGGCCACGCGGGCCCCGGCATCACCCACACCCCGATCACGATGATCCACGCGACCCTCGCGCCGGGCGCCGAGATCACGCTGCCCTGGCGCGAGGACTTCAACGGCCTCGCCTACGTCATGGCGGGCCGCGGCAGCGTCGGCGCCGAGCGCCGGCCCATCCACCTGGGGCAGACCGCCGTCTTCGGCGCGGGCTCCTCGCTCACCGTGCGCGCCGACGAGAAGCAGGACTCGCACACCCCCGACCTGGAGGTCGTCCTCCTCGGCGGACAGCCCATCCGCGAGCCCATGGCCCACTACGGCCCGTTCGTCATGAACAACAAGCAGGAGCTGATGCAGGCCTTCGAGGACTTCCAGAAGGGCCGGCTGGGCACGATCCCGGCCGTGCACGGGATGTCGGAGTCGGGCCCCCAGGACTGA